The Helianthus annuus cultivar XRQ/B chromosome 15, HanXRQr2.0-SUNRISE, whole genome shotgun sequence genomic sequence TTTTCGCAAGGTTAGGATAGGAAagggtaaattcttggtgtgatGGGCATGGGGGATTTTGATCTGGTTACTACTTTGGGCACTATTTGGACTTTGTGTGACATTAGGGTCGTTCCAAAGCTTGAAACACAGTTGATCTACATTAGGCAGTTGGATGAATAAGGCTTGGACGTTAAGTTTGGTGGTGGAAAGTGGAAGGTCATTAATGGTAATCTCGCGGTTGCTAGGGGTTTCAAGAAGGGACCGTTATATACGGTGCTTGTTCCGTCTAAGGAGGTGACCACCCCTATTAAGACGAATGCAAAGCCGGGCTCGTCGATTCGACAGTTAATTGAGTCAAGTATGTAGAAAAGGACTTTAGGACTTCAGGTAATCAGCTTGAGCGTATTTGGAGGTCAGAACGTGTACAACATTTTTTTAGTAGTAGGAGCACGAGGAGTGTTCCGACACCGTCTGGAAATCGGCGTTGGGTTCAGAAGACCAGGTTTACAAATGAAATCTCTCCTAAGAAGTTTCTGCTAGTGGGGAGTGTTCCTCTGCGAATCCTTGTATCGGATGGTTCGAGACTATGGAAATTAGTTGGGATTGGAGATGGAAGTCGGGGTCTTTTGAGACCAGATAGAAGCCATCTGAGGCTTCAACGAGCCCTTCGGTTTATTGATGATGATTGGGCCGGTTGCAATTACGTTGATTTGGGATACATGGTTTGAAGTTTCGTTTTTCTTGGGAGTTGTACCTGGAAGACTTATGTTCTTGTGTGTGTTTGAAGTTTACGGGTTACTGAAGACATGGATTGCTTTGTTCTTGTTGGCAGATTTGGTATTTATCGCAAGGCcttcaagtgggagattgttgggtgtGAAGTCCTTGGGCTAATTGTTTACATTGGGCTTGTTTAATTGGATGTTTAGAAAGCCCAATTTGTTTTCTTCTTCACCAAGCCTATAACCCTTGATAGTCTCTCTATGTATCCATATCTAAGTAATTGTTAACATTGTCAGAGCTTAATATAATATCCCTAGTTGCAGCCTGTGGACGTAGGTTCCCCACTGGCTCAGTATCACTATAGCGACCAGAACTACATTGTTGCGACAATGCATTATCAGGTGATATGAGGTTGAAGGCATGGCTAGCTAGATTATGTAGGTACTGATATTCTGGTGTATATAAATACGTTACCACAATACCACATACCTCTACGATTTATATGGTTTATATATACATTATTTCTTGGTCTTTCAAGCTTAGCCACGACTCACCTTAATGATGATACCGAAGTTGGATTATCAAAAGTGGAGCCGTGGAGACTACTAATAAGTTCTATAAAACCTTCTGTGGTTCGGAAATTATGAGTAACCCCATCTTTTTAATACGAGTGATCAATCAAAGGATATCTAGATAAAATTAAAATGTCGTTGCATATTCACACTTTTAATTACATATTTGAACATAATGATTTTAGTCACACGCTTATTTTAGTAACATGTATCTCaagaatttaaataaattttatacaaatgaagatgactgaAGATAAAAGTTAAGGATAACAGAATGCATGTGGGAATGGATGGATaaaggaatgaaatggatcattaccatttcGTAGGCTTGTTTGGTTACCAAGTGGGAATGGAATGAATCATTACATTCTGTTGTTTGGTAGGCATGAAAAGATAGAGAAATGAAATTGGCGATGGTGGTAGTAGttgatggtggtggcggtgggtggtggtggcagtggatGGGGGTGGCGATGATGGGTGGCGGGTGTCAATGGTCGGCGATGAGACCGATGGTTGGTGGCAgaggttggtggtggcggtggtcggtggCAATGGCAGTTGAcgtgggtggtggcggtggtcggAAGTGGCGGGTGGCAGTGGTTGGTGGTGGCGCCAGTGGGTGGCAGGTAGTGATGggggcggcggtggtggtggtcggtggtggtgAGCGCGACGTTGTATGGCAACAACGACGGGTGGTGGTGGCGGTCGTGGCTGCTGGTGGTAGAGGTCAGTTGTGGTGATGAAGGATGAGAGATGGATGGAATGAAAAGAAAAAAGCAAGGGGTGTAGATGGAATGAATTTGAAGGAATGAAATGTCTTATGTAATTGGTTATTCAATTACCTTGactaaccaaaacacattgtttttcatTCCTTCGTAATAGTCAATTCCAATCCAACTTCCAATCCTGCATATCAAACACTACCTAAGAACACTAAAAGTCACCCCTCATTAAGCTCATTAAAAGTGTAAAATCTTCCCATTTTGTACAAACATAGTTATTTTACATGATGATTCAAAAACTATTTATCATGTAAAGATATTATAAACTTTGTTTTAAAGGGGAAGAACTTTAAGGGTCTGTTtagtatggggtaatggaatggacaaggtAATGGAATTGATCATTACCATTTCATGCCTTGTTTGGTTACCGTGTAAGAATGGAATGAATCACTACTTCTTGTTGTTTAGTAGGCAAGAAAAGACGTAGGAATAGAATCAAATGGAGGTGGTCAGTGGTCAGTGGTGGGCGGTGGTGGTGGTCAGTGGTAGGCGGTGATGGTGGTGACAGGTGGCAGTTGTAGCGGCGATGGTGGGTGGCGGTCGTCAGTGGTAGGCGGTGATGGTTGGTGATGATAGGTGGCAGTTGTAGCAGCGACGGTGGGTGGTGCcaacggcggtggtggtgggtgacggCAGAGGTGGGTGGTGGAGGTGGCGAtagtggtggcggcggtggtcggaggtggttgtcacaccccaaccgatggcgtaaacatcggggtgcggcactaagCGTCCAGATTGCTCAAAAGCTTCCATAACACTACTTGTTGCGATATAAATTAGATTCAATTCAAAGCATTGTCTAAGCATCAAGTTTCACAATCATAGAATATCAAAATACAATCATCCCAAATATTGTTCAAAAGATTCTAGTTTAGCTATGATGTGTTTCTAAGTAGCGTCCTAGCAACTTTCTTGAACACAGCATcttatcagcctgcaacatgtattaaaataaagtcaatacaataatgtactggcgagtatacaagtttttgTATATAGCATAATAGCTTAAAACGAACTCGTATCCGTCATGTAAACatataaaatagtttcagccatgctagtgtacgcagtccaagtgatagcccaagtgtccCAATGCATTTACCATTTTCCCAAGAATCAAGGAAAGCaaatagaatcctcctaacaatacccccgagaataatggggaggtgcattctcctatagcgctactattgttaaggcagaactacacacaaggattaaacgttcacatagcatatagAGTCAAAAATCAAGAATccaaaagtatcaagtttcacatTTACAGGGGATAGAGTTAGATTCAAATAGTttcaagtttcatagaatacatgttgcaacccaaaagtttaaaacgaaaagcgatcgagtatactcacagtgggtgctaaGTATCGACACCTACtaattggatcaaagggagctctgagattagcctgattataGATTAGCAGATAAGCATCGGCAGAATaaccggatggccatccgatcggatggtcattcgatcagtGAGATGAATTCCAAAATGTttatcttttgaagttttcattgtagcatatATACAAGTCGTTCGATcaaatggtcatccgatcggatgaccgttcgGTCGAATGACTTCTTCGAGTGCAAGTTTCAAGGTTTAAGGTCCTGATTCaaaatagtttaagtgtttgAAGTTTACTGAGACAATTCACCTGGTCGGAcggtcattcgatcggacggccgtccgatcggatggtcgttcgtcTTTGGTGTTCTCGTCTCTTTGAAAAGTTATAAGATTTCTAAGTTTGAGTTTAACTAAGACGACATGGTAGCGTATCGAGACAACGGAAACCCACCAAAGTTCAGCTCGCCTAATCGGATGATAATCAccccgttcgatcggacggctatTCTTGGCTGAGTTTCATGTCTGACCCGTaatccggtcatcttctccggtgaTAATCCATTTCCAAGCCGACTCCAGACTAATCATCAAGTCTACCGTCCGTTTGGGTCCGTATTTCACCATCTTAGGTAAAAAGTTAAGAAAGCTTGAAGAATAATCATgaaattaattgaaaaacttagATTTTTGTGAAGATTCGGTGcaaaactgt encodes the following:
- the LOC110913387 gene encoding putative uncharacterized protein AFDN-DT, whose protein sequence is MKLAMVVVVDGGGGGWWWQWMGVAMMGGGCQWSAMRPMVGGRGWWWRWSVAMAVDVGGGGGRKWRVAVVGGGASGWQVVMGAAVVVVGGGERDVVWQQRRVVVAVVAAGGRGQLW